Genomic segment of Hymenobacter aquaticus:
GGTTGAAGTTCTGCCAGTTTTTGGAGAAGCGTCCGTTGCGGGCCAGGTAGTTGGCGGCCGTTTCGTCGGTGGCAGGCTTGGTGTAGCTCACGTACCGGAAGTTTTTGTAGCGCCCGGTCGTGTAATCGTCCCAGGCGGCGGGGTCTACGCCGCCCTGCCCGCTGGCCGAGCCGGCATTGTCGAGGTGGTTGAGTACAATATCCTGCACTACTTCAATGCCGTTGGCGTGCAGAATGGCCACGCCCCGCAGCAGCTCGTCCTTTGTGCCCAGGCGGGTGGGTAAAAAGCCCTTTTGGTACTTATCCCCGAGGTCGTAGTTGTCGAACGGGGAATAGCCGTTGCCCTGGTTGCCATTCTTGATGGAAGGCGGCAGCCAGACGGCGTCGATGCCTATGGCCTTGAGGCGCGGGGCCAGGTCGGCAATGTAGTTGGCCCAGCCGTTGGGGTAGTTGGTGTTCCAGTAGTCCCACCAGAAGCCTTGCAGTACGACTTTTTGGGCGCGTACCGGGCTGCCGGTCAACAGCAGGAATAGCGAGAGGGCGACCAGCAGCCAGCGGCTGGGTCGGGGAGTAGAATTGGGCATTGGGTTGTGGGAATTGGTTGGAAAAAGCGCGGGCAGAGAATAATTACTTGCGTAATTAATTCTGGTGGTAAGGTACGCGCTTATAGGAATAAACCACTACGGTAGGCAGGCTAAAATATTATGGCCTGGCGTGGGGGAGCCCGACCCGGGCCGCGGAGGGAATTAATTGAATATGGTCATTGTTGTATATGCTGCCCGACGGTATATATACCACCGGGCGAGTTTTAACGTATAGCAGGTTGTGCTGGGCTCGTGCCCGGTACAGGGCTATATTTTGATAACCAAAACGATTCGTCTTCATGGAAAAGCCAAGTGTAACCCAGCGTAAGCGACTAAAAATCCGGGCCCGCCGCCTGACGCGCCGGATTCTGCCGTTTGTGGCTTCGTTGTTTATGGCTACTCCGTTGGCTTCGCCGGTGGCCCGCACTACGGCCGCTGGTATGGAAACCAAGATGCCTTCCCCCAAAGAGTTGCAATCTGCCTTCTTCAACCAGCGTCTGCACGACCTCTACCGCGACCTGCGGGTGGAGGAGCAGGGCCTGCGCTACGCGGTGTTTGAAAAGGCCGTAACCGGCTACTTCAACCTGAAAAACGATGGGAAGCTCAGCGATAAGCAGCTGCTCACCGTCGTCGACTTCGACCTGCCCTCCACCGAAAAGCGCCTCTGGGTGCTCGATCTGGGGACCAAGCAGGTGGTGTTTAACACCCTGGTGGCTCACGGCCACAACTCGGGCGAAAACGTGGCTACTAACTTCTCCAACGAGAACGAGTCGAACATGAGCAGCCTGGGCTTCTACGTCACGCAGGCCGAATACATCGGCAAGCATGGCCGCTCGCTCAAGCTCAATGGCGTGGACGAAGGCTACAACGATAACGCCCTGATGCGCTCCGTGGTCATGCACGGCGCCGATTACGTCAGCGAGGAGTTCATTCGCCAGAACGGCCGTCTAGGTCGCAGCCTGGGGTGCCCGGCCCTGCCCATGGACCAGTACGCCCAGATTATCGACACCGTCGGCAACGGCACCTGCCTGTTTTTGAACGGCAACGACAGCTCCTACTCCTCGAAATACCTGAACCAGGACGTAGCTATGAACACCCTGCTGGCTAACAACAGCTAATTCCGGTTTTACCGCATACTAAAAGGCCACCTGTGCTACACAGGTGGCCTTTTTTGTGTTGTGGCTGACTAGTCAGGCTACAGCTGTACGCCAAACTTTTTGCCGACGCTTTCCAGGTCTTTTATCACCGGGTCGAGCAGGGGAATGCCTTCCAGCAGGCGGTGCTGGGCCATGATGCGCTCCGGGTCGCCGGGAATGATGACCTGCTTGCCTTGCACGGCCTGGGCGTTGCGGAAGGTGCTGATCCAGTTATCCATGTGGGCCTTAAACTCGGCGGCGGGCCGGAAGGCATCCACGCGCATGGCCCCGAAAAAGTGGCCGATGCCCTGGCCCACCGGGTCGGCGGGGGGCTGCAGGAAGGCCACGAACGGCGGCACCCAAGGCCCGTAGTTGGCGCCCGACAGCACGGCCGAGAAAATATCCACGATGCTGCCCAGGCAGTAGCCTTTGTGGGAGCCGGTGTCGCCGCCCAGGGGCAGCAGGGCCCCGCCGTTCTTCACGGCGTTGGCGTCGGTCGAGTTGCTGCCGTCGGCGTTCTGCACCCAGCCCTCGGGCACCGGAAGCTGCTTGCGCTGGGCAATTTCGAGCTTGCCGTTGGCGGCAGTGGTGGTGGCGAAGTCGGCCACGAAATCGGGCTGCTCCCCGGCCGGAATGGCTACGGCAATGGGGTTGGTGCCCAGCAGGCGGTCCAAGGAATAAGTGGGGGCCACCAGGGGGCTGGCGTTAGTCATGGCCATGCCAATCATGTCGTGGGCCAGGGCCTTCATGGCGTGGTAGCCGGCAATGCCGAAGTGGTTCGAGTTCTTCACCGACACCCAGCCCGTGCCGGCCACGCGGGCTTTTTCCAGGGCCACGTTCATGGCCTTGGGCGCCACCACCAACCCGAGGCCCCCGTCGCCGTCGACCACGGCCGTGCTGGGCGTTTCGTACACCACGCCCACCCGGGGCGTGGCGTTGATACGGCCAGCCTCCCACAGCCGCACGTAGCCGATGAGCCGGGCCACGCCGTGCGAGTCGATGCCGCGCAGATCGGCCGACAGGAGCGCTTCCGTGGCCACCGTGGCATCTTCCGGCGGGCAGCCGATGCTGAGGAAAACGGACTCGGTGAAGGTGAAAAGCTGGTTGTAGGAAAAGGTCATTGGGAAAGATGTTGGGCAGAACAAAAGAACGTCATTCCGAGCCCAGCGAGGAATCTCGCGTGTTTGGTTGAGTTAGTAATCAAACATCAGCACGCGAGATGTCTCGCTTTGCTCGACATGACGTTCTAAAAGCACTTTACTGGGTCAGCATTTCCTGTAGCAGGCCTTCCTTCAGGGCGTAGGCCGAGGCGCGGATGTGCAGGAAGTCGTAGGTTTTGAGCACGAAGTCAATCAGCACGCAGGCCACCACAATCATGTCGGCCCGCATGGGCGTCATGCCGGGCATGGCCAGGCGCTGCTCGTGGGTGCTGTGCAGCAGCTGGTGGTAGCTCTGGTAGAAGCTGTCGAGCGAAATCGGGGTTTCCGGGGGCAGGTTGTTGCCGCGCGGCTGCCCGGCGCGGGCGGCCTGCAGGTCGCCGAGCGTGTCGAAGGTGCCCGATGCCCCCACCAGCGCCGCGGGGCGGTAGTGCTGCACGGCAGCGGTGAGGGCGGCCAGCTTGGCGCTCAGGTACTGCTGCAATTCGTGCACGTCGTCGGTCGAAAGCGGGTCGTGGCGGAAAAACCGGTCGAGCAGGCGCTGGGCCCCGATTTCGAAGCTCTGCTTCCAGAAGATGGTGTCCTGGTTGGCGACGATAAACTCCACGCTGCCCCCGCCGATGTCCATAATCAGGTGGGCGTCGGGGCCCAGCGGCACGGCCTGGCGCACGCCCTGACAGATCAGCTCGGCCTCGCGCGCCCCGGGAATAATTTCCACCCGAATGCCGGTTTGCTCGAAGATGTCGTGCACCAGGGCCGGGCCGTTGCTGGCGTTGCGCACGGCGCTGGTGGCCGTGGCCCGCACTTCCGTCACCTGGTGCAGCTCGATTTCCTCCTGGAAGGCGGCCAGCGTGTGCAGGGCCCGGGCGTAGGCTTCCGGCGCAATTTCGCCCTTGCTGATGCCGTCTTCGCCCAGGCGCACGCCCACCTTGGTGCGCAGCAGCACCACCGGCTCGGGGTGGCGGGCCTCGGGCAGTTCCACAATCAGCAGGTGAAACGTGTTGGTGCCCATGTCAATCAGGGCCAGGCGTCGGTGGCGCATAGTAGTTGTTCGTTATTCGTTGTCAGTTGTTAGTTTTTCGTCTCAGTTGGATGCACCTTGGATGGTATCGGTCAATTGCCGGTAACGGCCATTGACTAACAACGAGCAACCAACAACAAACAACTAAACTCAGTTGGCGAAGCGGCAAAACGTGCCCAGCGGCAGCTTGCGCTGGCCGCGGTCGTGGAGGTAGATTTCCCCGATTTCGCGCGTGCCCTGGGCCTTGGGGAATATTTCCGTCACCAGGTTATCCAGAATCAGGGCCGAGAAGCCCAGGGAATACAGGTTAATCAGGAAGAAATGGTCTTCCGGGTCGAGCAGCTGCCGGCAGAGCTTGAGCATCTCGTTGAGCTCATCTTCCAGCTGCCACTTCTCGCCGTTGGGGCCGCGGCCGTAGGCGGGCGGGTCCAGGATCAGGCCCTGGTACTTGTTGCCGCGCTTCACTTCGCGCTGCACGTACTTCATGGCGTCTTCCACCAGCCAGCGCACCCCATCCAGGCCCGAGGCTTCCATGTTGTCGCGGGCCCAGAAGTTGACCTGCTTCACCGAGTCGAGGTGGGTTACGTCGGCCCCGGCGGCGCGGGCAGCCAGCGTGGCCGCGCCGGTGTAAGCAAACAGGTTCAGCACCCGGGGCACGGCGGCACGGCGCTTCTTGGTCTGGGCGTAGATAAACTGCCAGTTGGGGTCCTGCTCGGGAAACAAACCCACGTGCTTAAACGACGACATACCCAGCCGAAACCGCAGCTTGAGTCCTTCCTGGCCGTAGTTGATGATCCACTGCTCGGGCGTGCCGGGCTTTATTTTCCACTGGCCGCGCTCCTGGCTGCCTTTTTCGCGGGTGAAGGTGGCGTTGGCGCGCTGCCACTCGCTGGCGGGCAGGTGCGGGTCCCAGATGGCCTGGGGCTCGGGGCGGGCCAGCACGTGCTGGCCAAATCGCTCAAGCTTTTCGAAGTTGCCCGAGTCGATCAGCTCGTAGTCAGGCCAGTTGCCGGTGGTCAGAAAAGAATACATACGGATGCGCTAAAGTGCCGCGCTGCGGCCCGTCAAAGGTAGGACATCCGGGCTGAACGGTGGTAGTTGCCCGCAAAGGCAGTATCTTCCCCTGCGGCCCCCAAGCGGCCCCGCTACCGCCAACCTGCTGTGCCATGTCCGAAACCAACCGCCTCTGCGACCAGCTGCACCGGGCCTTCGAGGGCGACGCCTGGTCGGGCCCTGCGCTGTGGGCCACGCTGCGTCCCCTCACCGCCAGCCAGGCCGCAGCCCGCCCACTCCCCCAGAGCCACAGTATCTGGGAAATCGTGCTCCACCTCACCACCTGGCTGAACGTAGGGCGGCAGCGGCTGGAAACCCAGCAGGTGCGGCCACTGGCGGATTCGCTCGACTGGCCCGCCCAGCCCACCACGCTCAGTGAAGACCTTTGGGCGCAGGCGCGGCAACACCTGCGGGCCGCCCACCAGCAGCTGCTCGACCACGTGGCCACCCTTCCGGACGACGCCCTGGACCGGGTGATAGAGGCACCGGCCACCGGGGAACCCGGTTCACCCCAGACGGTGTATATCCTGCTGCACGGCCTGGCTCAGCACAACCTCTACCACGCCGGCCAGATTATGCTGCTGCGCAAAGCGTTGGGGCTGTAACGCTCGTGCCGCGCGGCCCTGCTGCCCAACCCGCCGATTCCTGCCATCTTTGCACCTATTATGACCATGACCACGCTACCTTTCCATAAATACCAGGGCACCGGCAACGACTTCGTGATGCTGGACGACCGGGCCCGGCAGTTCGACGAGCACGACCACCACCTCGTGCGCCACCTCTGCGACCGGCGCCTGGGCATCGGGGCCGACGGGCTGGTGCTGCTGCGCAACCACCCCGAGCTTGACTTTGAGATGGTGTATTTCAACGCCGACGGCTACGTGGGCTCGATGTGCGGCAACGGCAGCCGCTGCACCGTGGCGTTTGCCAAATACCTGGGCGTAATTCAGGATCAGACCCGGTTTCAGGCCGCCGATGGCCCCCACGAGGCCCACATCGACGCCGAGGGCATCGTGCACCTGCGCATGCAGGACGTGCTGGGCCAGCAGGAAGTAGAAGGCCACGGCGTGTTTCTCGATACTGGCTCGCCCCACCTGGTGCGTTTTATGCCCAGCAGCTCCCTGGTTGATCTGAACGTGTTTGCCGAGGGCCGCGCCGTCCGCTACAGTGACCTGTTCCGCGAGAAAGGCACCAACGTGAACTTCGTGGAAGCGCCGGTGGCCGAGGAGCAGCCCTGGCAAGTGCGCACCTACGAGCGGGGCGTGGAAGACGAAACCATGTCGTGCGGGACGGGCGTGACGGCGGTGGCCCTGGCGGCCTCGCGGCGCGGGGCCAGCAGCCCGGTGCACCTGCGCACCCGCGGCGGCGACCTGCGCGTGGCCTTCGAGGCCCGGCCCGACGGCTCGTTCACCAACGTCTACCTGATTGGTCCCGCCCAGCGGGTGTACGGCGGCACCATTGAGGTGTAGCCGGTTTGGTACAGGCCCCGCCGGCCGGCTCAGCGTCCGGCCGGCGGGGCATTTTATGAGTAAAACGCATGTTGCAAGGTACGACCGTGACGCTACGGGCCCTGGAAGAATCGGACCTGGACTTCCTCTACGCCCTGGAAAACAACCCCAGCCTCTGGGGCGTGTCCGATACGCTGGCCCCGGTGTCGCGCTTTGCCCTGCGCCAGTACCTGCAGCACGCCACTGCCGACTTCTACGAGGTGCGGCAGTTGCGCCTGGTCATATGCGCCGCGGATGAGCCGGTTGGAGTATTGGATTTGTTCAATTTCGAGCCCCTGCACCAGCGGGCTGGCGTTGGTATTACGGTAATACACTCGGCCCGGCGCAGGGGATACGCCCAGCAGACAATAGAATTATTGCTGGAATATGCCCGGTATACTTTGCGCCTGCACCAGTTGTATTGTACCGTAGCTGCCGACAACGCCGCCAGCCTGCGCCTGTTCCGTCAGGCCGGGTTTCGCCGCGTGGGGGTGCGCAAAGAATGGCTGCGCAAAGATTTTTCCTGGCAGGACGCGGTTGAGCTGCAATACGTGTTGGCGGCAAAGCCTGTTGACAACGAATAAGTTAACGAGCCGTTAGAATAACGATAGAATACTAGTGTTGAGCTTGCACTATTCTGAGATCCGCTGGCCCTAGCGCCGGCTGTATCTTTTTGCCGGCGGCCTTCGTAGAAGGTACCGTCGCGGAAATGGAGACTGTGTTGAACACTTTTCCCGCGGCGAATCTACCTTTCTAGCTTCTTTTCTATGCCGCTCTCTACTCCGGCGGAGGCTCCCTCGCGCGCTTCCTCTGCTGCTACGACCAACCCCGATTCTGCCGCTACGGCTGGCCTGGCCGGCGCCGATTTCCCGTATTCTCTGCCCGATTTTGTGTGCTTCGCCCACCTGCACTGGGACTTCGTGTGGCAGCGGCCCCAGCATTTGTTGTCGCGCTTCGCGCAACAGGGACGCGTATTTTACGTAGAGGAGCCCTTTTTTCACCACGACCAGACGGCGGCTGATTTCGCCCACTTCGAAGTAAAAGAGCGGCAAAACGGCGTCAAGGTGCTGGTCGCCCATTTGCCGGTCGGCCTTTCGGAGGAAGATAATGATCAGCTGCAAGCCCAGTTGCTGACTCAGTACTTTGCCGAGAATGATATAAACCAGTACGTATTTTGGTACTATACCCCGATGGCGCTCAGTAAATCGCGCCATCTGCACCCCGTACTTACCGTGTACGACTGCATGGACGAGCTGGCCGCTTTCAAGTTTGCCCCGCCCAAGCTGCGGGAGCTGGAGCAGGAGCTGTTCAAGAAAGCCGACCTGGTGTATACCGGCGGCCACAGCCTCTACGAAGCCAAGAGCCTGCAGCACGCCGACGCCCACTCTTTCCCGAGCAGCATCGACAAGGACCACTTCGGCCAGGCCCGCACCACGCTGCCCGAGCCCCAGGACCAGGCAGGCATTGCCCACCCGCGCGTTGGGTTCTTCGGCGTGGTCGATGAGCGCCTCGATATTGAATTATTGGGCCAACTGGCCCAAGCTCACCCCGAGTGGCAATTCGTCATTATTGGCCCCGTGGTGAAGATTGACGCCGCCACCCTGCCGCGCTTTGCCAACATTCATTACCTCGGCGGTAAAGAATACAAGGAACTCCCGGCATATTTATGCGGTTGGGATGTAGCCACGCTGCTCTTCGCCGACAACGAAAGCACAAAGTTTATCTCGCCCACCAAGACGCCCGAATATCTCGCGGCCGGTAAACCAGTGGTGAGTACTCCGATTCGTGACGTAGTACGCCCCTACGGCGACCTGAACCTGGTCCAGATTGCCGCCACGGCCGACGAGTTCGGCCAAGCCATTGCCAAGGCCCTGGTGCAAACCCAGGACGCCGACTGGCGCCAGCGCACCGACGACTACTTGGCCACCATTTCCTGGGATTTGACCTGGCAGCGCATGGTGGAGCTTATGCAGGACAAGCTGAACGCCAAACAGTAAGCTCGACCGAACAGAGACAACCCATCCTTCGTATTGCCCTCAGCTATCCTTTTCGTAACCGCACATTTCAGCCACCAAGACACCCAGCCCTATGTTTGACTATCTCATCGTTGGAGCCGGATTTGCCGGCAGCGTGCTAGCCGAGCGGCTGGCCACTCGTTCGAATAAGAAAGTGCTTATCCTGGATAAGCGCAACCATATTGCCGGCAACGCCTACGACCATTACAACGAGGAAGGCATTCTGGTCCACAAATACGGCCCGCACATCTTCCACACCAACTCGAAGGACGTATTCGAATACCTTTCCAATTTCACCGACTGGCGTCCCTACGAGCACCGCGTATTGGCTTCCGTCGACGGGCAGATGGTGCCGATGCCCATCAACCTGGACACCATCAACAAGCTCTACGGCCTCTCGCTGAACAGCTTTGAGGTAGAGCAATTTCTGGAGTCGTTGGCCGAGCAGATTCCCGTTATCAAAACGTCGGAAGACGTGGTGGTGAGCAAGGTAGGCCGGGAGCTGTACGAGAAGTTCTTCAAGAACTACACCCGCAAGCAGTGGGGCATGGACCCCTCGGAGCTGGACAAGTCGGTGACGAGCCGCGTGCCCACCCGCACCAACCGCGACGACCGGTACTTCACCGATACCTACCAGGCCATGCCGCTGCACGGCTACACCCGCATGTTTGAGCGGATGCTGGACCACCCCAACATCAGCATTATGCTGAACACCGACTACCACGACGTCATCGACTTCATTCCCTTCAAGGAAATCATCTTCACCGGCCCGGTGGATGAGTACTTCGACTTCACGTTTGGCAAGCTGCCTTACCGCTCGTTGGAGTTCAAGCACGAGACGCTGAACACGGAGAAGTTCCTGGCTGCGCCGGTGGTGAACTACCCCAACGAGCACCTCTACACCCGCATTACGGAGTTTAAGGCCCTGACCGGCCAGCAGCACCCCAAAACCAGCGTGGTGTACGAATACCCCAAAGCCGAAGGCGACCCGTACTACCCCATTCCGCGCCTCGAAAACGCGGAGCTCTACAATAAGTACAAGAAGCTAGCCGACGAAACCCCGAACGTGCACTTCGTGGGCCGTCTGGCTACCTACAAGTACTATAACATGGACCAGGTGGTAGCCCAAGCCCTGACTTTGTACAAGAAGCTCACCGACAAAGAAAAAGTGGCCGAGAAGCCCACCATCACCGGTTCGGCTTCTATCATGGAAAAACTCGTGCCGCGCGCCCCGGCCAAGGAATAACCCCTAAACACTCCGCCGCAAGTTGGCCGCAGGTACACTGTCATCCTGCGTAGCAAGCAGCTTATTCGTGCGTTCTGACTCGTCTCAGAATCCGAAGTAAGCAGTAAGCTACGCAGGATGACAGTGCTGTTTTTTGCCGGGCTCAACTGAACAATACGGTCGGCTGACCACATCACTACGAATTGGCGGTGTGATGAAGAAAGGAGTCGTATGTGGCGGAATAGAGTGTACCATCCGGCGGGTTGGCAACATCAGCAACCACCTCCTGTGGGTTGCCAGTACGTAGCCATTCACAGGAGACGGTCGTTGAAAAGCCGGTCCAGTAAATGGGAGAAAGTCGCCGACGAACCGGTGCCAGCACAAACCCAGGCCGTTACTGCAGGGTGAGCACCCGGCCGGCCTGTATCACGTAGCGCACCCGGCGCGTGGCCCGGATGTCCTGGGCAGGGTTGCCCGCTACCACCACCACGTCGGCCAGGTTGCCCCGGCGCAGGGTGCCGAGGGTCGGCAACCCGAGCAAGCGGGCGGCAGTGCCCGTGGCCGCCTGAATGGCCGCAACGGGTGGTAGGCCCGCTTCTACCAGTAGGGCCAGTTCGCGGTGCAGGTTGCCCCCGGGCAGGTTGTAGTCACCGGCCGGCACGTCCGTGCCCGCCCCGATCAGTCCACCCAGCTGATGCACCCGTCGCACCAGGGCCTGGGCCAGGCGCAGGTCGGCCGACGCCCGCCCCCGGGAAGCGGGCGTGTGCTGGCGGGCCTGCTGCTCAAACCAGGCCATCATGGGGGCCGGGATGGCCTTGCCCCCGGGCAGGGTGGCCAGATCTTGGCGGGCGGAATCGGGCTGCACGGTGCCGTAGAACACGGACAGCGTGGGCACCAGCGTCGTGCGGCCGCGCACCGTGGCGCGGGCCAGCTGGTCAATCAGCCGGGTGTCCAAAGGAGCCATTGGGTCGCCGCCCAGGCGCTGGTAGGCCAGGGCGTAGCCGCTGGCGTGCTCGATGCTGTGCACCCCCGCTTGCAGGGCCTGCAGCGCATCTACCTGCGCGCCTTTCAGCCCGCGGGTCTGGAGCATGCCCAGGTCCGTCATTACGCGCAGGCCGCGTTTGCGGGCCTGGGCCGCGGCGGCCTGGTAGGCGGCTAGCGGCAGCTGCTCGTAGAGCTTGACAAACGAGGCCCCGTGCGCGGCCAGGCTATCGACCGCCGCCCGGGCCTGGGCCGGGGTTTCCACCTGCTGGGCGATTAGCTCCCCGATGGGCCCGGCCGTAGCCGGCCGCACGTAGCGGGCTACCAGGGAGTCGGGAAAGAACCTCTTCATGATGGTGGTCGGGCCGTCCAGCATGGGGCCCGTGTAGAGCAGGCGGGGCCGGGCAGCGGTATCCTGCTGCAGGGTGCGGAGCGTGGCCAGGGCGTTGTTGGCATCGCGCACGGTAGTTA
This window contains:
- a CDS encoding murein L,D-transpeptidase catalytic domain family protein, giving the protein MEKPSVTQRKRLKIRARRLTRRILPFVASLFMATPLASPVARTTAAGMETKMPSPKELQSAFFNQRLHDLYRDLRVEEQGLRYAVFEKAVTGYFNLKNDGKLSDKQLLTVVDFDLPSTEKRLWVLDLGTKQVVFNTLVAHGHNSGENVATNFSNENESNMSSLGFYVTQAEYIGKHGRSLKLNGVDEGYNDNALMRSVVMHGADYVSEEFIRQNGRLGRSLGCPALPMDQYAQIIDTVGNGTCLFLNGNDSSYSSKYLNQDVAMNTLLANNS
- a CDS encoding Ldh family oxidoreductase, with amino-acid sequence MTFSYNQLFTFTESVFLSIGCPPEDATVATEALLSADLRGIDSHGVARLIGYVRLWEAGRINATPRVGVVYETPSTAVVDGDGGLGLVVAPKAMNVALEKARVAGTGWVSVKNSNHFGIAGYHAMKALAHDMIGMAMTNASPLVAPTYSLDRLLGTNPIAVAIPAGEQPDFVADFATTTAANGKLEIAQRKQLPVPEGWVQNADGSNSTDANAVKNGGALLPLGGDTGSHKGYCLGSIVDIFSAVLSGANYGPWVPPFVAFLQPPADPVGQGIGHFFGAMRVDAFRPAAEFKAHMDNWISTFRNAQAVQGKQVIIPGDPERIMAQHRLLEGIPLLDPVIKDLESVGKKFGVQL
- a CDS encoding Ppx/GppA phosphatase family protein; the encoded protein is MRHRRLALIDMGTNTFHLLIVELPEARHPEPVVLLRTKVGVRLGEDGISKGEIAPEAYARALHTLAAFQEEIELHQVTEVRATATSAVRNASNGPALVHDIFEQTGIRVEIIPGAREAELICQGVRQAVPLGPDAHLIMDIGGGSVEFIVANQDTIFWKQSFEIGAQRLLDRFFRHDPLSTDDVHELQQYLSAKLAALTAAVQHYRPAALVGASGTFDTLGDLQAARAGQPRGNNLPPETPISLDSFYQSYHQLLHSTHEQRLAMPGMTPMRADMIVVACVLIDFVLKTYDFLHIRASAYALKEGLLQEMLTQ
- a CDS encoding class I SAM-dependent methyltransferase: MYSFLTTGNWPDYELIDSGNFEKLERFGQHVLARPEPQAIWDPHLPASEWQRANATFTREKGSQERGQWKIKPGTPEQWIINYGQEGLKLRFRLGMSSFKHVGLFPEQDPNWQFIYAQTKKRRAAVPRVLNLFAYTGAATLAARAAGADVTHLDSVKQVNFWARDNMEASGLDGVRWLVEDAMKYVQREVKRGNKYQGLILDPPAYGRGPNGEKWQLEDELNEMLKLCRQLLDPEDHFFLINLYSLGFSALILDNLVTEIFPKAQGTREIGEIYLHDRGQRKLPLGTFCRFAN
- a CDS encoding DinB family protein yields the protein MSETNRLCDQLHRAFEGDAWSGPALWATLRPLTASQAAARPLPQSHSIWEIVLHLTTWLNVGRQRLETQQVRPLADSLDWPAQPTTLSEDLWAQARQHLRAAHQQLLDHVATLPDDALDRVIEAPATGEPGSPQTVYILLHGLAQHNLYHAGQIMLLRKALGL
- the dapF gene encoding diaminopimelate epimerase; translation: MTTLPFHKYQGTGNDFVMLDDRARQFDEHDHHLVRHLCDRRLGIGADGLVLLRNHPELDFEMVYFNADGYVGSMCGNGSRCTVAFAKYLGVIQDQTRFQAADGPHEAHIDAEGIVHLRMQDVLGQQEVEGHGVFLDTGSPHLVRFMPSSSLVDLNVFAEGRAVRYSDLFREKGTNVNFVEAPVAEEQPWQVRTYERGVEDETMSCGTGVTAVALAASRRGASSPVHLRTRGGDLRVAFEARPDGSFTNVYLIGPAQRVYGGTIEV
- a CDS encoding GNAT family N-acetyltransferase; protein product: MLQGTTVTLRALEESDLDFLYALENNPSLWGVSDTLAPVSRFALRQYLQHATADFYEVRQLRLVICAADEPVGVLDLFNFEPLHQRAGVGITVIHSARRRGYAQQTIELLLEYARYTLRLHQLYCTVAADNAASLRLFRQAGFRRVGVRKEWLRKDFSWQDAVELQYVLAAKPVDNE
- a CDS encoding glycosyltransferase family 1 protein, with the protein product MPLSTPAEAPSRASSAATTNPDSAATAGLAGADFPYSLPDFVCFAHLHWDFVWQRPQHLLSRFAQQGRVFYVEEPFFHHDQTAADFAHFEVKERQNGVKVLVAHLPVGLSEEDNDQLQAQLLTQYFAENDINQYVFWYYTPMALSKSRHLHPVLTVYDCMDELAAFKFAPPKLRELEQELFKKADLVYTGGHSLYEAKSLQHADAHSFPSSIDKDHFGQARTTLPEPQDQAGIAHPRVGFFGVVDERLDIELLGQLAQAHPEWQFVIIGPVVKIDAATLPRFANIHYLGGKEYKELPAYLCGWDVATLLFADNESTKFISPTKTPEYLAAGKPVVSTPIRDVVRPYGDLNLVQIAATADEFGQAIAKALVQTQDADWRQRTDDYLATISWDLTWQRMVELMQDKLNAKQ
- the glf gene encoding UDP-galactopyranose mutase produces the protein MFDYLIVGAGFAGSVLAERLATRSNKKVLILDKRNHIAGNAYDHYNEEGILVHKYGPHIFHTNSKDVFEYLSNFTDWRPYEHRVLASVDGQMVPMPINLDTINKLYGLSLNSFEVEQFLESLAEQIPVIKTSEDVVVSKVGRELYEKFFKNYTRKQWGMDPSELDKSVTSRVPTRTNRDDRYFTDTYQAMPLHGYTRMFERMLDHPNISIMLNTDYHDVIDFIPFKEIIFTGPVDEYFDFTFGKLPYRSLEFKHETLNTEKFLAAPVVNYPNEHLYTRITEFKALTGQQHPKTSVVYEYPKAEGDPYYPIPRLENAELYNKYKKLADETPNVHFVGRLATYKYYNMDQVVAQALTLYKKLTDKEKVAEKPTITGSASIMEKLVPRAPAKE
- a CDS encoding amidohydrolase family protein, which produces MLNSVRKRYLGCLAGIFSLALASSQLPSGPDAEPDVLVLKGRVIDGTGAAPLEQGLVILAAGKIQYIGKQGSRDYPATARVLDVGDGTILPGLIDLHVHLRPHYWDAFLPAGITTVRDANNALATLRTLQQDTAARPRLLYTGPMLDGPTTIMKRFFPDSLVARYVRPATAGPIGELIAQQVETPAQARAAVDSLAAHGASFVKLYEQLPLAAYQAAAAQARKRGLRVMTDLGMLQTRGLKGAQVDALQALQAGVHSIEHASGYALAYQRLGGDPMAPLDTRLIDQLARATVRGRTTLVPTLSVFYGTVQPDSARQDLATLPGGKAIPAPMMAWFEQQARQHTPASRGRASADLRLAQALVRRVHQLGGLIGAGTDVPAGDYNLPGGNLHRELALLVEAGLPPVAAIQAATGTAARLLGLPTLGTLRRGNLADVVVVAGNPAQDIRATRRVRYVIQAGRVLTLQ